One Scophthalmus maximus strain ysfricsl-2021 chromosome 9, ASM2237912v1, whole genome shotgun sequence genomic region harbors:
- the ankhd1 gene encoding ankyrin repeat and KH domain-containing protein 1 isoform X1: MQDAVAGTAMLTDGFEDEIDSVTPRSPVAGMGVGATPGGVGLGGIGIGVGGKKVRLYGEPGGPAAERLDFKLAAAAVLSSGPGSGSDEDEVSEVESFILDQEDLDNPIMKTASELLLSSATDGVDLRTVDPETQARLEALLEAAGIGKLSTADGKAFADPEVLRRLTSSVSCALDEAAAALTRMRAENTLNAGQADNLVIFSRSLAEACSDGDVNAVRKLLDEGRSVNEHTEEGESLLCLACSAGYYELAQVLLAMHANVEDRGIKGDITPLMAAASGGYVDIVKLLLVHGADVNAQSSTGNTALTYACAGGFVDVVKVLLKEGANIEDHNENGHTPLMEAASAGHVEVARVLLEYGAGINTHSNEFKESALTLACYKGHLDMVRFLLEAGADQEHKTDEMHTALMEACMSQDGHVEVARLLLDSGAQVNMPADSFESPLTLAACGGHVELAALLIERGANLEEVNDEGYTPLMEAAREGHEEMVALLLAQGANINAQTEETQETALTLACCGGFLEVADFLIKAGADIELGCSTPLMEAAQEGHLELVKYLLAAGANVHATTATGDTALTYACENGHTDVADVLLQAGANLEHESEGGRTPLMKAARAGHLCTVQFLISKGANVNRATANNDHTVVSLACAGGHLAVVELLLAHGADPTHRLKDGSTMLIEAAKGGHTNVVSYLLDYPNNILSVPAPDLSQLTPPSQDASQVPRVPIQALAMVVPPQEPDRAPSNIATPPPISSKSMSKQRQASLQPGVPTSVGRGPEAEPLPPFHLCQPLECIVEETEGKLNELGQRISAIEKAQLQSLELIQGEPLTKDKIEELKKSREEQVQKKKKILKELQKVERQLQLKTQQQFTKEYMEAKGLKEEQEAGLSQSPGPGSTTSAPGPLSATPGSQVLTGSDTDEEANRDEEQLEEDGEEDEEDDDEEEGSEEEADGEEEDYPKLPQVGTILYRDGPQPPQQPPLPPSPQAQPQPPPPPHQTAFVPIQPLPDYNPTDYPGSTSPELQRVLVGQQMLGQQQQGQGQQLAGLGPGMIPQQAPDGLMVATPAQTLTDTLDDIMAAVSNRVPMLNTTTSPTPLSQPPTQTSANIASPPSVLPLYPSVDIDAHTESNHDTALTLACAGGHEELVSVLIARGANIEHRDKKGFTPLILAATAGHVGVVEVLLDKGGDIEAQSERTKDTPLSLACSGGRQEVVELLLLRGANKEHRNVSDYTPLSLAASGGYVNIIKILLNAGAEINSRTGSKLGISPLMLAAMNGHVPAVKLLLDMGSDINAQIETNRNTALTLACFQGRAEVVSLLLDRKANVEHRAKTGLTPLMEAASGGYAEVGRVLLDKGADVNAPPVPSSRDTALTIAADKGHYKFCELLINRGAHIDVRNKKGNTPLWLAANGGHFDVVQLLVHASADVDAADNRKITPLMAAFRKGHVKVVQYLVKEVNQFPSDIECMRYIATIADKELLKKCHQCMETIVKAKDQQAAEANKNASILLKELDLEKSREESKKQALAAKREKRKEKRKKKKEEQKRKMEEEEGQKVKEEFSEMQEQKEDSADESEVPIEPPSATTTTTIGISATSTTFTTAFGKKRPGVATTPSTNRKNKKNKTKDSPNEPIILQDPQVALAQHKADKNKIHGEPRGGGGGVTGGNSDSDPLDSTDCASESSSSGGKSQELNYLPDLTSSASSSSSSSSSSSSSAPSSGAAQAILPGPEKRHCPQPQTDGKMDSKVTVSISKPMQKASDMSDSTSNSLPSPFKTMGLPVTSPNSKLSLTSPKRGQKREEGWKEVVRRSKKLSVPASVVSRIMGRGGCNITAIQDVTGAHIDVDKQKDKNGERMITIRGGTESTRYAVQLINALIQDPAKELEDLIPRNHIRAPGSKTTSASFASSTGATSGSATGPKALSSLVSSTGVSFQASSSSSSSSSQAGKIGKGLSSNVRQPFPVSLPLAYAHPQLALLAAQTMHQIRHPRLPMAQFGGTFSPAASTWGPFPVRPVSPGSANSSPKHNGGTNSTGCQARPNSTHNDHGNTASTGAPVTTTNTTTTSAPNTSSAAGSPHTPNPTPYNPQPSIPTPSSVRKQLFAPDPKPAGVTSVSAAATATSGTNAARGTGSPAHHSSTITTANASQQPVGPISQPPVQPAKTEPSAVAPPGKDKASLPVENQPVSVSESINSVGFNAPSMALHPKPEQRQQLPPPPSSVPSTEAPPPLLNPQHSSHLPSAPPPVLSHNVAHPNNTVPHFSAPAPRVSHRMQPQGPYYSLAEQQQTQQQQQQQQQQQQQQQQQQQQSVFVPFNPQQEPPKQSQNQTSQPTSLPPQAQTQGSLQVSANMGMMNGSQMHHVANAGKPQQLPPNFGPAGLFNFSSIFDNNSQVGNNQVWGACHLPARSPPEQSYSAPPAYMSMGQMENMMPPPPPDSSKAPGYRSASQRMVNSPIALTSYATSISGSPVYLHGHTGVGTPSFSRQHFSPHPWSASTSGESPVPPPSTVSSSALSTSAVAPPPQPKPGSSSQQDRKVPPPIGTERLARIRQTGSVNPPLLTTSYTASVGQGGIWSFGVGSASEAMSGWSQPLMSSHMMHPQLQAEQSAFSQHQPMEQDDTGIANPANNYHQPQHLPNSYMDFPKGIPMSMYGGTMLPPHPPMGEGPGGPMYNGLHAGDPAWSPIIKVVPNNADNSDPQQQVWPGTWAPHVGNVHLNHVN, translated from the exons ATGCAGGATGCAGTAGCCGGGACGGCAATGCTGACGGACGGCTTCGAGGACGAGATTGACTCGGTGACTCCTCGCTCCCCAGTGGCAGGGATGGGGGTAGGAGCGACACCAGGAGGAGTCGGACTAGGGGGCATTGGGATCGGTGTCGGTGGAAAGAAAGTACGTTTGTACGGCGAACCAGGCGGACCTGCTGCAGAAAGACTGGATTTCAAACTGGCGGCCGCGGCCGTCCTCTCCTCGGGTCCAGGATCAGGCAGCGACGAAGACGAGGTTTCAGAG GTGGAGTCATTCATTTTGGACCAGGAGGACCTGGACAACCCCATAATGAAGACGGCGTCAGAGTTGCTCCTGTCCAGCGCCACAGACGGGGTCGATTTAAGGACTGTTGATCCAGAGACACAGGCCCGACTTGAAGCTCTACTGGAAGCCGCAG GCATCGGTAAACTGTCCACTGCCGATGGTAAAGCTTTTGCAGACCCCGAGGTCCTACGGCGACTGACGTCATCTGTGAGCTGTGCCCTGGATGAGGCTGCGGCAGCCCTGACACGTATGAGAGCTGAAAACACACTCAACGCCGGCCAAGCCGACAA TCTGGTTATTTTCAGCCGTAGTTTAGCAGAGGCGTGCTCAGATGGGGATGTCAACGCTGTGCGCAAGTTGTTGGATGAGGGACGAAGCGTCAACGAACACACGGAGGAAGGGGAGAGCCTGCTGTGCCTCGCCTGCTCGGCTGGCTACTATGAACTTGCACAG GTTTTATTGGCCATGCATGCCAATGTGGAGGACAGGGGCATCAAGGGGGACATAACGCCACTTATGGCAGCTGCCAGCGGAGGTTATGTGGACATTGTCAAACTACTTCTGGTCCACGGAGCAGATGTCAATGCACAGTCCTCCAcag GCAACACAGCTCTGACGTACGCATGTGCCGGTGGCTTCGTGGATGTGGTGAAGGTGCTTCTGAAAGAGGGCGCTAACATTGAGGACCACAACGAGAACGGACACACACCTCTAATGGAGGCGGCCAGTGCCGGCCACGTGGAAGTGGCCAGGGTACTCTTGGAGTATGGCGCTGGcatcaacacacactccaatgaGTTCAAGGAGAGCGCTCTCACGCTCGCCTGCTACAAAG gtcaccTGGATATGGTACGTTTTCTGTTGGAGGCCGGAGCAGACCAGGAACATAAAACAGATGAGATGCACACAGCGCTAATGGAGGCGTGCATG TCCCAGGACGGCCATGTCGAAGTAGCACGGCTGCTGTTGGACAGCGGTGCTCAGGTCAACATGCCAGCTGATTCCTTTGAGTCGCCGCTCACCCTCGCAGCGTGCGGAGGACATGTCGAGCTGGCCGCCTTGCTCATAGAGAGAGGAGCCAACTTGGAGGAG GTTAACGATGAGGGCTACACTCCCCTCATGGAGGCAGCTAGGGAAGGCCATGAAGAGATGGTAGCACTGCTACTGGCTCAAG GTGCTAACATCAATGCCCAGACAGAAGAGACCCAGGAGACGGCTTTGACCCTAGCATGCTGTGGAGGCTTCTTGGAAGTGGCCGACTTCCTCATCAAGGCAGGGGCTGACATTGAGTTGGGCTGCTCCACTCCTCTAATGGAGGCTGCACAGGAGGGCCATCTGGAGTTGGTCAAATACCTACTGGCTGCAG GGGCAAATGTCCATGCCACCACGGCAACAGGTGACACAGCGTTGACGTATGCATGTGAGAACGGACACACTGATGTTGCAGatgtgctgctgcaggctgGAGCCAACTTG GAACACGAGTCTGAAGGGGGGCGGACGCCCTTAATGAAGGCAGCAAGGGCGGGACATCTCTGTACTGTGCAGTTCCTTATCAGCAAAG GTGCTAATGTGAACAGAGCTACTGCCAATAATGATCACACAGTTGTGTCTCTGGCGTGTGCTGGAGGACATCTGGCtgtggtggagctgctgctggcgcATGGGGCGGATCCTACACACAGACTTAAA GACGGGTCGACCATGTTGATAGAAGCTGCTAAGGGTGGCCACACCAACGTTGTGTCCTACTTGTTAGACTACCCCAACAACATCCTGTCTGTCCCAGCCCCCGACCTCTCCCAGCTCACTCCCCCCTCGCAAGATGCCTCTCAG GTTCCTCGTGTCCCAATCCAAGCTCTCGCCATGGTAGTGCCCCCTCAGGAGCCTGACCGAGCACCGTCAAACATCGCCACACCCCCACCCATCTCCAGCAAAA GCATGTCTAAACAGAGACAAGCATCCCTTCAGCCCGGCGTCCCCACCTCGGTTGGTAGGGGGCCTGAAGCAGAGCCTCTGCCGCCCTTCCACTTGTGCCAACCTCTAGAGTGCATtgtggaggagacggaggggaagCTCAATGAGCTGGGCCAGAGAATCAGTGCTATTGAGAAGGCCCAGCTTCAGTCACTAGAGCTCATTCAGGGGGAGCCGCTCACCAAAGACAAGATCGAAGAGCTGAAGAAGAGCCGAGAGGAGCAG gtgcagaagaagaagaaaatcttgAAGGAGTTGCAGAAGGTGGAGCGCCAGTTGCAGctgaaaacacagcaacagttCACCAAAGAGTACATGGAGGCGAAGGGCTTAAAAGAAGAGCAAGAAGCCGGACTGAGCCAGAGCCCAGGGCCCGGAAGTACGACGTCTGCCCCAGGCCCCCTTTCCGCCACACCAGGTTCCCAAGTACTAACCGGATCCGACACGGATGAAGAGGCCaacagagatgaggagcagcTGGAAGAGGACGGGGAAGAG gatgaggaagacgatgatgaagaggaaggttCGGAGGAAGAGGCAGATGGTGAAGAGGAAGATTACCCCAAGCTTCCTCAGGTGGGTACAATCCTCTACAGGGATGGACCACAGCCGCCACAGCAGCCTCCTCTGCCCCCTTCGCCACAGGCCCaacctcagcctcctcctccgcctcatcAGACTGCCTTCGTCCCTATCCAACCCCTGCCAGACTACAACCCCACAGACTACCCTGGAAGTACCAGCCCAGAGTTGCAAAGGGTACTCGTGGGTCAGCAGATGCTGGGCCAACAGCAGCAGGGCCAGGGTCAACAGTTGGCTGGGTTAGGCCCAGGAATGATACCTCAGCAGGCCCCAGATGGGCTCATGGTAGCTACACCTGCACAGACGCTCACAGACACGCTGGATGACATCATGGCAG CTGTGAGCAACCGCGTACCCATGCTGAACACTACAACCTCACCCACGCCCCTGTCCCAGCCACCCACACAGACGTCTGCAAACATCGCCTCTCCCCCTTCAGTCCTGCCCCTCTATCCCTCTGTTGACATAGATGCACAT ACGGAGAGTAACCACGATACAGCGCTGACGCTGGCATGTGCTGGAGGACATGAGGAGCTTGTGTCTGTCCTCATTGCAAGGGGAGCCAACATCGAGCATCGTGACAAAAAAG GTTTTACCCCTCTGATCTTGGCTGCCACTGCCGGCCATGTGGGCGTGGTGGAAGTGCTCCTGGACAAAGGGGGTGACATTGAGGCTCAGTCAGAGAGAACCAAAGACACACCCCTCTCCCTGGCCTGCTCTGGAGGACGCCAGGAG GTTGTTGAGTTGCTGCTGCTTCGGGGAGCCAATAAGGAACACCGCAACGTTTCAGACTACACGCCCCTTAGCCTGGCTGCTTCTGGGGGTTACGTCAACATCATCAAAATACTCCTCAATGCTGGAGCCGAGATTAACTCCAG GACTGGCAGTAAGTTGGGGATCTCCCCTTTGATGCTGGCAGCTATGAATGGTCACGTACCAGCAGTGAAGCTGTTGCTAGATATGGGCTCAGACATCAACGCCCAGATTGAgaccaacagaaacacagctcTGACCCTAGCCTGCTTCCAGGGACGGGCTGAAGTCGTCAGTCTGCTGCTTGATCGCAAGGCCAACGTTGAGCATCGTGCTAAG ACTGGTCTTACTCCTCTGATGGAGGCAGCTTCGGGAGGTTATGCAGAGGTGGGCCGAGTGCTGCTGGATAAAGGCGCAGATGTTAACGCTCCCCCTGTCCCCTCATCCCGAGACACTGCCCTCACCATTGCTGCTGACAAGGGCCACTACAAGTTTTGTGAGCTGCTAATCAACAG GGGTGCCCATATCGACGTGCGAAACAAGAAAGGGAACACTCCTCTGTGGCTGGCGGCAAACGGTGGCCATTTTGACGTGGTCCAGCTCCTGGTGCATGCCAGTGCCGACGTGGACGCAGCTGACAACCGCAAGATTACCCCACTCATGGCTGCTTTCCGCAAG gGTCATGTAAAGGTGGTGCAATATCTTGTGAAAGAAGTCAACCAGTTCCCATCAGATATCGAGTGCATGAGATACATCGCCACAATTGCTGACAAG GAGCTGTTGAAGAAGTGCCACCAATGCATGGAGACCATCGTCAAAGCCAAAGACCAGCAGGCAGCCGAGGCCAACAAGAACGCGAGCATTCTCCTCAAGGAGCTAGACTTGGAGAAG TCCCGAGAGGAGAGCAAGAAGCAGGCTCTGGCTGCCAAGCGCGAGAAGCGTAAGGAGAAacgcaagaagaagaaggaggagcagaagaggaagatggaggaggaggaggggcagaaaGTCAAGGAGGAGTTCTCTGAGATgcaggagcagaaggaggatTCAGCTGACG AAAGTGAGGTTCCTATTGAGCCTCCCAGtgcaaccaccaccaccaccattggTATATCTGCCACCTCTACCACTTTCACTACAGCTTTTGGTAAGAAGCGACCTGGTGTGGCCACTACCCCAAGCACCAatcgcaaaaacaaaaagaacaagacAAAGGACTCGCCCAATGAACCCATCATATTACAGGATCCGCAG gtCGCACTAGCACAGCACAAGGCTGACAAGAATAAGATCCACGGTGAGCcgcggggtgggggtgggggagtgaCGGGAGGCAACAGCGATTCTGACCCCTTGGATAGCACCGACTGTGccagtgagagcagcagcagcgggggcaAGAGTCAGGAGCTCAACTACCTACCTGACCTcacctcctcagcctcctcatcctcctcctcttcctcctcctcctcctcctcagcccccTCCTCAGGGGCAGCCCAGGCCATCCTGCCTGGCCCCGAGAAGAGACACTGTCCTCAGCCACAGACTGATGGCAAAATGGACAGCAAGGTCACAGTCTCCATCTCCAAACCAATGCAGAA AGCTTCAGACATGAGCGACTCCACCTCCAACTCCTTGCCCTCTCCATTCAAGACCATGGGTCTTCCCGTCACCTCACCCAACAGTAAGCTCAGCCTCACGAGCCCCAAGAGAGGccagaagagagaagaaggttgGAAGGAGGTTGTCAGAAG ATCAAAGAAGCTGTCTGTGCCAGCCTCCGTCGTGTCTCGAATCATGGGCAGAGGCGGCTGCAACATCACCGCCATCCAGGACGTGACAGGAGCTCACATTGACGTGGACAAACAGAAGGACAAGAACGGGGAGAGGATGATCACCATAAG AGGAGGGACGGAGTCTACGAGGTATGCAGTCCAGCTGATCAATGCTCTAATCCAAGACCCGGCCAAAGAGCTTGAGGATCTTATCCCGAGGAACCACATCAGAGCCCCCGGCTCCAAAACCACCTCCGCTTCCTTCGCCAGCTCCACTGGGGCCACCAGCGGTTCAGCCACTGGACCAAAGGCCCTGAGCTCGTTAGTCAGCTCCACAGGCGTCTCGTTCCaggcctcctcatcctcatcttcatcgtcctctCAGGCCGGAAAGATTGGGAAGGGGCTGTCGTCCAACGTCAGACAGCCTTTCCCTGTGTCTTTGCCCTTGGCGTACGCCCACCCTCAGCTCGCTCTACTCGCTGCTCAGACCATGCACCAGATCAGACACCCTCGTCTACCCATGGCCCAGTTTGGTGGCACCTTCTCTCCCGCCGCCAGCACCTGGGGACCCTTCCCTGTGCGTCCAGTGAGTCCCGGCAGTGCCAACAGCTCCCCCAAACACAACGGAGGAACCAACAGCACCGGATGCCAGGCCAGACCCAACTCAACTCACAATGATCACGGCAACACAGCCAGTACAGGAGCCCCAGTTAcaaccaccaacaccaccaccaccagtgcTCCCAACACGTCTTCAGCTGCAGGCTCACCTCACACTCCCAACCCTACCCCGTACAATCCCCAGCCGAGCATCCCCACCCCTTCCTCTGTCAGAAAACAGCTCTTCGCCCCTGACCCAAAACCTGCTGGTGtcacctctgtgtctgctgctgccactgcaacCAGTGGCACTAATGCAGCACGAGGCACCGGTTCTCCTGCACATCACAGTTCCACTATAACTACCGCTAATGCCTCTCAGCAGCCAGTCGGACCCATCTCACAGCCCCCTGTCCAGCCAGCTAAAACGGAGCCCAGTGCCGTTGCGCCTCCTGGAAAAGACAAGGCCTCTCTACCTGTAGAGAACCAGCCTGTTTCTGTCAGTGAGAGCATCAACTCTGTGGGTTTCAATGCCCCTTCCATGGCTTTACATCCAAAGCCAGAGCAGCGACAGCAAttacctccccctccctcctctgtacCGTCCACAGAGGCTCCACCACCCCTGCTCAACCCACAACACAGCTCCCACCTCCCCTCGGCGCCTCCACCTGTTCTGTCACACAATGTTGCACACCCCAACAACACAGTACCCCATTTCTCAGCCCCTGCGCCCAGAGTCTCCCATCGTATGCAGCCACAAGGGCCTTACTATTCCCTTGCtgaacagcagcagacacaacaacaacaacaacaacagcagcagcagcagcagcagcagcagcagcagcagcaacaatcTGTATTTGTGCCCTTCAACCCTCAGCAAGAACCCCCGAAACAGTCCCAAAACCAGACGTCCCAGCCCACAAGTTTGCCTCCACAAGCCCAAACCCAAGGCTCGCTCCAGGTCTCTGCTAACATGGGTATGATGAACGGTTCCCAGATGCATCATGTGGCCAATGCTGGCAAACCTCAGCAGTTACCTCCCAACTTTGGCCCTGCAGGCCTCTTCAACTTCAGCAGCATCTTTGATAATAATAGCCAG GTTGGAAACAATCAGGTGTGGGGTGCATGCCACCTGCCTGCTCGCTCACCTCCAGAGCAGTCCTACTCGGCCCCACCAGCCTACATGAGCATGGGCCAAATGGAGAATATGAtgcccccacctcctccagacAGCTCCAAGGCCCCTGGCTACCGCTCTGCCTCCCAGAGGATGGTCAACAGCCCCATCG CTTTGACCAGCTACGCCACCAGTATCTCTGGCAGCCCCGTGTATCTGCACGGTCATACAGGGGTTGGCACACCCTCCTTCAGCAGACAGCACTTTTCCCCTCACCCATGGAGTGCATCCACATCAG GTGAATCTCCTGTCCCACCTCCCTCTACAGTGTCATCCTCTGCCCTGTCCACATCCGCTGTGGCCCCTCCCCCCCAGCCTAAGCCAGGCAGCTCCTCTCAGCAGGACCGGAAGGTTCCCCCCCCAATCGGCACAGAGCGGCTGGCCAGGATTAGGCAGACGGGTTCAGTCAACCCACCTCTGCTCACAACCAGCTACACGGCGTCTGTTGGACAGGGAGGCATTTGGTCGTTTGGGGTTGGCAGCGCTTCGG AAGCTATGTCCGGTTGGTCCCAGCCCCTGATGAGCAGCCACATGATGCATCCCCAGCTCCAGGCAGAGCAGTCTGCCTTCTCTCAGCACCAGCCCATGGAGCAGGATGACACCGGCATCGCAAACCCGGCTAACAACTACCACCAGCCGCAGCATTTGCCCAACAGTTACATGGACTTCCCAAAG GGGATACCTATGTCGATGTATGGAGGAACCATGCTGCCCCCTCATCCTCCCATGGGAGAGGGGCCAGGGGGGCCGATGTACAATGGTTTGCACGCTGGTGACCCCGCATGGAGCCCTATCATCAAAGTGGTCCCAAACAATGCAGATAACTCTGACCCACAACAGCAG GTGTGGCCTGGTACCTGGGCACCTCACGTGGGCAACGTGCACCTGAACCACGTCAACTAG